Proteins from one Muntiacus reevesi chromosome X, mMunRee1.1, whole genome shotgun sequence genomic window:
- the LOC136154218 gene encoding melanoma-associated antigen B10-like — MPRGQKSKLCAREKRRQARQEPSDLVEAQPTEPEKKESPSFPSLFEDVPQSSAATGTSSSLQLPDKVCSTTTVAAFVSDAKVSEGATAQGEERPKASQSQDTTQGWPKGAVDEKVGLLVHHLLYKYQTKEPVTKADMLKHVTYKYRNHFSEILRKTSEHLELLFGLDLKEVDPNRGTYVLVNKLEMGCDEKPGNDRDFPKTGLLMIILGVILTKGNCATEEQVWKVLNMMELYEGEKDIIYGDPKQLITKDLVQEKYLEYRQVANSDPPRHEFLWGLRAYTETTKMKVLEFIAKVHGRAPATFTSLYVEALRDEEERAQARASARARTAALASAHSSATARSFSCTK; from the coding sequence ATGCCTCGGGGTCAGAAGAGTAAGCTTTGCGCCCGTGAGAAACGCCGCCAGGCTCGACAAGAGCCCAGTGATCTGGTGGAAGCTCAGCCCACTGAACCAGAGAAAAAAGAATCCCCTTCTTTCCCATCTCTGTTTGAAGATGTTCCCCAGAGCTCAGCTGCCACTGGAACATCCAGCAGTCTTCAATTGCCTGACAAAGTCTGCTCCACCACCACTGTTGCTGCCTTTGTTTCAGATGCAAAAGTTAGTGAAGGTGCCACCGCTCAAGGAGAGGAAAGGCCAAAAGCCTCTCAGAGTCAAGATACCACCCAGGGCTGGCCCAAAGGTGCTGTAGACGAGAAGGTTGGTCTGTTGGTGCATCACCTTCTGTACAAGTATCAAACGAAAGAGCCTGTGACCAAGGCAGATATGCTGAAACATGTAACCTACAAGTACAGGAATCACTTCAGTGAGATCCTCAGGAAAACCTCTGAGCATCTGGAGCTGTTGTTTGGCCTCGACTTGAAGGAAGTGGATCCCAACAGGGGTACTTATGTCCTTGTCAATAAACTGGAAATGGGCTGTGATGAAAAGCCAGGTAATGACAGAGATTTTCCCAAGACTGGTCTGCTGATGATTATCCTGGGTGTGATCCTCACGAAGGGCAACTGTGCCACTGAAGAGCAAGTGTGGAAAGTGCTGAATATGATGGAGTTATATGAGGGGGAGAAGGACATCATCTATGGGGATCCGAAGCAGCTCATCACCAAAGATTTAGTGCAGGAAAAGTATCTGGAGTACCGCCAGGTGGCCAATAGTGATCCTCCACGCCATGAGTTTCTGTGGGGCCTGAGAGCCTACACTGAAACCACCAAGATGAAAGTGCTGGAGTTTATAGCTAAGGTCCATGGTAGGGCCCCCGCTACCTTCACATCCTTGTATGTGGAGGCTTTGAGAGATGAGGAAGAGAGAGCCCAAGCTAGAGCTTCAGCCAGGGCTCGCACTGCTGCTTTGGCCAGTGCCCACTCCTCGGCCACAGCCCGCAGCTTCTCCTGCACCAAGTGA
- the LOC136154381 gene encoding LOW QUALITY PROTEIN: melanoma-associated antigen B10-like (The sequence of the model RefSeq protein was modified relative to this genomic sequence to represent the inferred CDS: substituted 1 base at 1 genomic stop codon) encodes MPRGQKSKLRIRERRRQAQVEPQNLVGAQAIVGVGEEFPSSFSSCKAISXSSLIAWSYCNPQGVQRATSTSSTEFIRGCIDEKVLIMVYYLLYKYNVKEPISKVEMLREVIQMCKNHYLEILQRAAEHMEMIFGLDLKEVDPYRHIYILVNKMEASCDTRLRDRIEIPKTGLLMAVLGVIFMQGNCASEEQVWEVLNVMGLYKGRKHFIFGDPKKVITKDLVQENYLEYRQVFNSDPPYYEFLWGSRAHAETTKMKVLEFMAKIHNMAPTAFPSLYEEALRDEEERAQARASAKARIAAWARARSSALASSSSHSKRF; translated from the coding sequence ATGCCTCGGGGTCAGAAGAGCAAGCTTCGTATCCGTGAGAGACGCCGCCAGGCCCAAGTTGAACCCCAGAATCTGGTAGGTGCTCAGGCCATTGTGGGAGTGGGAGAAGAgttcccttcctctttctcctcttgcaAAGCTATTTCCTAAAGCTCACTTATTGCTTGGTCATATTGCAATCCACAGGGTGTTCAGAGAGCCACAAGTACTTCATCCACTGAGTTCATCAGAGGTTGTATAGATGAGAAGGTGCTTATAATGGTGTATTACCTGCTGTATAAGTATAACGTGAAAGAGCCTATTAGCAAGGTGGAGATGCTGAGAGAAGTAATCCAGATGTGTAAGAATCACTACCTTGAGATCCTCCAGAGAGCTGCTGAGCACATGGAGATGATCTTTGGCCTTGACCTGAAGGAAGTGGATCCCTACCGGCACATCTACATCCTTGTCAACAAAATGGAAGCAAGCTGCGATACAAGGCTGAGAGATCGGATCGAGATTCCCAAGACAGGCCTGCTGATGGCTGTTCTGGGTGTGATCTTCATGCAGGGCAATTGTGCTAGTGAGGAGCAAGTTTGGGAAGTCCTGAATGTGATGGGGTTATATAAGGGGAGGAAGCACTTCATTTTTGGGGATCCTAAGAAGGTCATTACCAAAGATTTAGTGCAGGAGAACTACCTAGAGTACCGCCAGGTATTCAATAGTGATCCTCCAtactatgagttcctgtggggctCTCGAGCCCATGCTGAAACCACCAAGATGAAAGTGCTAGAGTTTATGGCTAAGATCCATAATATGGCCCCCACTGCCTTCCCATCCTTGTATGAGGAGGCTTTGAGAGATGAGGAAGAGAGAGCCCAAGCTAGAGCTTCAGCCAAGGCTCGTATTGCTGCCTGGGCCAGGGCCCGCTCCAGTGCCTTAGCCAGCAGTTCCTCCCACTCCAAAAGATTctaa
- the LOC136154070 gene encoding melanoma-associated antigen B18-like, with protein MPRGQKSKLRAREKRQQARSEAQHLQDAQTSAAEEEEAPSTTTTSAGASCTRSDDGAKSQNEKPSTSQALPSTEFSCGTPLDQKATLLVQFLLHKHNLRESITKEDMIKHVIKKYKKHFNEILRKASELMVLAFGIEVKEVNPTTHCYALVSKFQRTSDDRLRGEEIMPKTGLLMTILCVIFMKGNCATEEDVWEVLNVMGIYAGRKHFIHGDPKKLITKDLVQERYLEYRQVPNSDPPRYEFLWGPRAHAETSKMKVLEFLANMHDTVPSAFPSWYEEALRDEEERARARFAAMLRTGTLASVHSGANGRGSFSHL; from the exons ATGCCTCGGGGGCAAAAGAGTAAGCTCCGCGCCCGTGAGAAACGCCAGCAGGCCCGAAGTGAGGCTCAGCATCTCCAAGATGCTCAGACCTCTGCAGCAGAGGAAGAAGA AGCCCCTTCCACTACCACTACTTCTGCAGGTGCTTCATGCACCAGATCTGATGATGGTGCTAAGAGCCAAAATGAAAAACCAAGCACCTCCCAGGCATTACCCAGCACTGAGTTTTCCTGTGGAACGCCTCTAGACCAGAAGGCAACTCTGTTGGTGCAATTCCTGCTGCACAAGCATAATCTGAGAGAGTCCATTACCAAAGAAGATATGATTAAGCATGTCATCAAAAAGTACAAGAAGCACTTCAATGAGATCCTCAGGAAAGCTTCTGAGCTGATGGTGCTGGCCTTTGGCATTGAGGTGAAGGAGGTCAACCCCACCACTCACTGCTATGCCCTTGTCAGCAAATTTCAGCGCACTAGTGATGACAGGCTGAGGGGTGAGGAGATCATGCCCAAGACCGGCCTCCTTATGACCATCCTCTGTGTGATCTTCATGAAGGGCAATTGTGCCACTGAGGAGGATGTCTGGGAGGTGCTCAATGTGATGGGGATATATGCTGGAAGGAAGCATTTCATCCATGGGGATCCCAAGAAGCTCATTACCAAAGATCTGGTGCAGGAAAGGTACCTGGAATACCGCCAAGTGCCCAACAGTGATCCTCCacgctatgagttcctgtggggcccGAGAGCCCATGCTGAAACCAGCAAAATGAAAGTTCTTGAATTCTTGGCCAACATGCATGATACGGTCCCCAGTGCCTTCCCATCCTGGTATGAAGAGGCATTAAGAGATGAAGAAGAGAGAGCTCGAGCCAGATTTGCAGCCATGCTTCGCACTGGTACCCTGGCCAGTGTGCATTCTGGGGCCAATGGCCGAGGCAGCTTCTCTCACCTGTAG